aaaaatatcatcaatattttcCCAATAATAAGCAAGAAATGGCTATATGTCTAAATCTGGCAAGCTGCTGCTACCTTCGTTATCATATATATGGATGAATTGAACTTTGTGTGTTTTCTATCCATTTAAGCAATTAATAAGCTATACAGCGTTCAACTAAATGAGTAACTTGTGAGTCATTCAAACTACAGAGTAATTTGTTGTTTCGAAACTCTTCTATTAAATTCTAGAACCATAAATTCATTCCTTGGCTGTGGATGGAACAGACCTATCTGCAGGACGGTATCGGATGCTGTTTATGTTCTTGACGCCATTGTAGGAATTGATTACCATGATCATGCAACGCAAGAAGCAGCGAAGTACATTCCACACGGTGGCTACAAACAGTTTCTCAAGCGTCATGCGCTCAAAGGCAAAAGACTTGGAATCGTAAGGAATCCGTTCTTGAGTTCAGCCAGTGAATCTGAGAGTCAAGCTTTTGAGCATCATCTCCAAACACTAAGGTAATATAACAGACTTCAAGCACTTATTTTACTAATATGCTGGGCGGCATAGTCTTATATATGCTGTACAAAAATTCATCATCATATGACAAATTTTATCTGCAAATGAAGTCAAAGAGGTGCAGTTTTAGTAGACCGCTTGGAAATAGCCAACATGGATACTATTTCCACTGGGACTGCCGAAGGAACGGCATTGCTGGCTGAATTCAAAATATCCTTGAATGCATACCTGAAAGAGCTGGTGGCTTCCCCAGTCCGAACATTAGCCGATGTTATAGCATTCAATCAGAAATTTGCAGATGTGGTGAGTCCATGAAAATATAAGCAAACATGGGTAATGCTTACATTCCATAGCCTAAAAGATCCTCGAAACTTCGTATGACCTTGCAGGAAAATATCAAGGAATTTGGTCAAGACCTCTTTCTAGCAGCTCAAGCTACAAACGGAATTGGAAACAGAGAGAATGCTGCATTGTCAAATTTAGCAAAATTAACAAGAGATGGATTTCAGAAGTTGATGTGTGATTACAACCTAGATGCATTGGTAACTCCCGGAGCAGGTATAGCTCGTGTTCTTGCAATTGGTGGATTCCCTGGAATTAATGTTCCCGCAGGATATGATGATTCAGGAGTACCTTTTGGCATCAACTTTGGAGGACTAAAGGGCTCAGAACCAAAACTGATTGAGATTGCATATGGCTTTGAGCAAGCAAGTAAAATAAGAAAGCCTCCTACATTCAAGGCTTTAAACTTCACAAGAATGCTTCTTTCAAGTTTAACTGATGTATGATTAAATAGCTAGGAAATCTTTAAGAAATTTCAAGCTCTGGTTGTGATGATAAAAATGCTAGTAATTGCCAGGACAAAATTTTAATCATGCAAGATCAGAAGGCATTATCTTTGATAGCCTTAACAtcatgtttcttgatttcttccttAGGCACAGTGACAATAAGAATTCCATTCTCCATAGAAACCCTAACTTGATCCATGTTGACGATCGTCTTGGCTTCGATTGATGAACTTTGTGTTACGTTCTTGGATCGCCAAGGCTTTCACGCAAGATTCTGGACCCTATTCTCAAATGGGTCAAGAATCTTGGATACAAGAAAAGAAGGCCCGTGAAAGCCTTACGTGGGTTTCAAACTCTTGCAGCCTCTTGGGACAGCAGGCTGtgtatatcaatatattttcttctaGCATCATCTCCAAACGCAATGGTAATAAAACAGACTTCAAGCACTGCTTTTATCTCCTGTAATGTTGATAATTAATCAATGcagatttttgaataaaaaatataaatatattagtaaaTTACATTGTAAATGTTTAtgatcacttaaaaaaatattattaactacTCAAATcaatagattaattttttttttaagtatatatcAAGTAAtgagatttaataaaatatatagataattaAGTTAGGTTAAATGTGAGTGAAGTAATAGAATATAACGACTAGCGGGGCTTTTCGAGCATTTTTATCCGGTTCAATTCATCTGAAATCTCAATTGAtgtaaaataagatttaaatgaTATGAAATgcgtgttattttttttcgatttttcaattaatataaaatatttcctACATATCGAATGGAACCGAAACAACTACTTTCTAAGCACAAAGGAGATGGATATGTGTCCCAAAATTCCAACCATGAAAAGATTTGCCTATGATTATCAACCAGTAGATCAACGATTCATCACGTGTCTATTAATCTAGAGGAGGAGGACTTCTACGAGGGTTTAACATGTGCACTGGCATGCATGATACCATATAAATACAGGTGGTGTtgatttgcaataaaaaattctaagggAAAGCAAACATTGAGATGGCAAGAATGGTAGCCTTAGTTTATGCTTTAATCATCTGTGTTGCTGTTGTTCCATCATATGGTGAATATTACTCAAAGGGAAGTCATGTCCCGAGGAAGGAGAAGGTGCCTCGCCTTCACTTCTCCCTTCATGACATTGTTAGTGGAAAAAGCCCTTGTGCAGTAGTCAAGGTTGCTGGATCTAATCGCACCCAAGCTGGTGACATATCACCAGCACCATTAGGCAAGCAGCGTATTCGCCGTTGATGATCCTCTTAGAGTGGGATCGGAGCCGAACTCGAAGACTGTAGGGAAAGCACAAGGGCTCTATTTATCATCCAGCCAAGATGCTAGTAAAGTTAGTATAGCTAGTGGAGTACATTGATTTTGCTTTTACAACTGGTAGGTTTAATGGGAGTTCGTTCGGGGTGTTTTCAAGGAATCCAGTATGGGAGGGGGATCGTGAGGTTGCGGTGGCTGGAGGAAGAGGGAAGTTCAGGATGGCTAATGGATTTGCCAAGATCAGCGCCAGCTTTCTCAATGTTACTACTGGTGATGCCATTCTTGAGTGACATAGGGTTATTTTCATCTGGCAAGTATCACCGATTAATGaaattatgtgtgtgtgtggagtTTTCCATGTCGTACCAATCTAATCTAGCcaattaagagatttttttttggcaaggaTTTCCAAAGGATTCCTAACTTTATACACCGTTCAGACGACGGGgtaaatttatatgtttatttttataaatgtgatcatatataattttattaaatattaatgcaAAAATCAGAGAGATAGTAGCAATTAGGGGATACAATCAAAGATCATGCTCATCCCTAAGCAAATAAAGCAGCAGAGAAAGCCAATTATTAATTGAAGTATATATTTCAGGcgaacaaccaaaaaaaataaattacagtaGCTAATCATATgaacaatattcttctaaaaAACGCTTGTCAAAAAATCTCATTGAAAGAAATTGAGTGCAATGAATGAGAGGATCTTGCTCTAGGTGAATCCAATAAATTCCATgaggtttaaaattttaaggaaaTTATTTCGGAAAGAAACTTTTGATGAGATTAATTAGCATTTActccatttgtttttatctcctTTTTAATCATGCTTGAAAAGTTAAATTGCACTTGAGAATTAAGGAAAATGGCCTTTTcatttatcattcaattttatttttataaattaattgaataaataattgagtttttaatttatcctcttattaactcttttttttttgtctaaattaatatatataatcagtCATGTatagaatttaatattatatccaAAATAATGAAGGATATATTGGAAATTCAATATAGAAAAGGATAGACCTACATTTTTCCCTGCAAAATATTGTAATTGCAAATCCTTCATTGATTGCCTTGTATGGATTTGTGCATTGTCCTTCGGATAAATGGATTTTGTtactaaaaattgattttcttttgctaGGACTATTAAATGCGTTGAATCAATATCTATATATTCTAACCGTTAAAAACGGTAacatttcaagaaataaatgaCTATCATGTAGCACATAATTAAATCCTATAAAAATGGTTAAAGGTGTTCTTGATCTTTCATCAACAATtcgagaggagaaaaaaagatggCAAGAATGGCAGCCTTTGTCTGTGCTTTGATCATCTGTATTGCTATTGTTCCAGCAGCATATGGTGAATATTACACAAAGAGTAGGCATGTCCCCAGGAAGGAGAAGGTGACCCGCCTTCACTTCTTCCTCCATGACATTCTTAGTGGAAAAAATCCTTCTGCTGTCAAGGTAGCCGGGTCTAATCGCACCGAAGGTGACAAATCACCAACACCATTTGGTAGCGTATACGCCATTGATGATCCTCTTAAAGTGGGACCTGAGCCAGACTCGAAGACTATAGGGAATGCACAAGGGCTCTATTTATCATCCAGCCAAGATTATAGTAAATTTACTATAGTGATGTGTGTTGATTTTGGATTTACAGAAGGTAAGTTCAAAGGAAGCTCATTTAGCGTGTTTTCGAGGAATCCAGTGACGGAGGCTGATCGCGAGGTTGCGGTGGTTGGAGGAAGAGGGAAGTTCAGGATGGCTAGAGGATTTGCCAAGGTCAAAACTAGCCATTTCAATGCTACTAATGGTGATGCTGTTCTCGAGTATAAGGTCACTTTGATTCATTAGTAAGTTAGCTACAAATATTCTCATCGGGAATTCTAGAGCACATCGCAAAACGAAAACCTGTTGGAAAATTGTTGCCATCACATGGATCGAATGAAAGGTGTCTAATAATGGTTGAATCAAATACCTTTAATTTGTCTGTGCTTCGTGATTCAGCGTTTGGAATGGTTCACTTCACTAGATGCCTGCCATCTTCTTACACgcgaaaaacaaataaaaagaaaaaccttaataaaaaaacattattttaatattgttagaAAGTATTGTCTCACACAGTTTAATGGAATTTGCCAAACCAAATTGATAGGGTACAGTGaatgaaaagagagaatttaACATGATATAGCCAACGATTTTGGTTGACTTTTACAAGGCGCGCTAACGCAACTAATAAGatctttcttaattttgaaGAAGGGTTCCTAAATCTATGCATGATACAGCCAGCCAACCTGCTGAGATTTTCCCTTTATTGTAGATTTCTTTCCTATATTGTTGAAATGCAGATGGAAAGGAGTTTGGTGGAGTCTATTCACTTAAGCACAACCAAACCCACCTACTCCCTTAAGTCCTTAACCCTTTTGTCCATGAAAATGTCATGGAATGGTTAGGACTCGGAGCTGCCtttgaccaaaaaaacaaaggcgGTGCATTTTTCATTTGGACCTATCACAGATGGCATTGTTTTGTTCTCTCTAATTTGCAGAATAGTAAGCGCATGAACCTACAGTTCATAACGATGGGATCTTATGTAGGTAACCTGTTTTTGAATCTCGTGTTAAGCTGTCCTATATAAAGACCTCTAATAGCATCAATACAGAGCCAAGACACACCTTCCTATATTATTCTCTCAAAGACCCTCCTCCCTATTTTTCTTGTGCAAGgacaaaggagaaagaaaatggCGAAAGCGACTTTAGTTTTGCTGGTCATTTCCTTGGTGGGAGTCATGCAATGGGCTAAAAGTACTAATGCAGAGAGTTGGGCCAGCAGACTTGAAGCTGAAAAGGAGAATGTGACAAACCTTCAATTCTACTTCCATGACATACTCAGTGGCAAAAATCCTACAGCTATTAAAGTTGCTCAACCAAGTGCAGATAATAAATCCCCCACCCTCTTCGGTTCTATCATGATGGCTGATGATCCCTTGACAGAAGGGCCTGATCCGAACTCAAAGCCCGTCGGCCGAGCTCAAGGGATTTATGGGTCAGCAGGGCAGAATGAATTGGCCTTGATCATGGCCATGAACTTTGCATTCACCGATGGTATCTATAATGGTAGCTGCATTAGCCTCCTTGGTAAGAATCCGGCAATGAATCCTGTTCGTGAGATGCCAATTGTTGGAGGAACCGGCCTATTCCGGTTTGCACGTGGTTATGCCGTTGCACAAACCTATTGGCTTGACCTTACCACTGGCGATGCCATAGTAGGCTACAATGTTACAGTAGTTCACTAGATGTTACTTCACTGTTTCGTAGAAGTGtagtcatgtttttttctcaatgtGGTTTGCCATGAGTTGGTTACCTACTCTTAGGCTATGATACTTGACGCAGCAGCACCATACATGTGTGTTCATTACTTCCACTTGTAAACATATTCGCACATGTATCATATATTATGCATCATTCTgttaaaatttcttcttcaaaattttaaacttaatgatctttttctttatgaatGGCTTGATCTTAAATTATGGAAATTTGTAAAGTAATCCAACAATTAAAACTTAGTTCTAAAAACATATTCATAGAGTTGTTGTTTCCTAGCTTGCATCACAAGCAATTTTCATTATtcatgagaaaacaaaaggatatacaaccaccttttcttttcccacGAAATTTGAGGAAGGAACCAAAGCCAAAATCAAGTGTAGCAAACTGTTGATTGGCATTGCTGCTGTTCTGTTTAGTAATAATAGTGTTTGGATCGGTAGTATTTGATTAATGTTGCTTCCCTTCTCCGTCTCATCATGTAAGCATGTCCATCAACATGACGAACAGATTAGGAATAcgaattaataatttattcctgtccaaaaaatattcaacttgGTGGTGATGATAAACAAATCATGATACTGCATTTAGAACCAGAAACAGTTTAGAGATTAGAATTTGTGACTAAATGGCTGAACAATCCAGCAAACAGACCTTGgaagtttaataatttgttcCTGGCAATCTTAAGGTATATCTCGAAGCTTGAGACAGTCTCTTTTACTCACGTTCTTCACGAAGCCAACCATGTAGCAGATCGGTAGGCAAAACAACGATTGTCCACAGAGTCTGAAGTTCTTGCTTGgatctgatttgtttttgttcctcTGTATCTTGTTTTTTGGATGTCAGTTGTATTGGGGCTGGCGATTTGAGTCTATCAAGTCTTCAGgcctcctttttgtttttgtttttttgtctcaAGTCTCTTTGCTGCTTCCCCTATATATGCTGCTGGTGTTTCGATGCAGAAGGTCTTTCTGTGTCTATTTACTAGACTTCTGGTGGTTATTGAACTTTAAAATGGAAAGGCTAATCAGATGAGATGATTGCAGAACATCCAAAATTTTAGCAATTCCATTCAAACAAGACAAGCTCTGGGGAATTTCAGCAATTCCATTCTTTCAAGCATTCCTTTTATGCCCGATAATCACCAGAAACATAGCATAAAATAGAATCAATCGTATAACTTAACAAGACTtgtattaaaagaaagaaaaaagtcatttttatttattatataaaagatatttacaCCAAACCTActcttaaaaaggaaaaaaaaatgttgtcacCAAACATGCAAGCATGCATCTTTCCTATCTAGGATACCTAATTTTCACATAATACTGAATTGACAGCACACGCAAAGCATGAGCTTAACAATTCTTCAGTGTTCGTCTCCACCGGCTGCAGTGGCGCGTCGTCAACGAAAGGACGAGTCAGGAGAGTATCGGCAGTCCACCTCTCCCTATGATCTAACTCAAAGCACCTCCTCAGGAAATCTTTTCCACTCTCTGACATGTATTCAGGAATCTTTGGAGATTCATTCCCATAGACAAGCTTATTGAACAACTCTTTCGAATCCAAGTTTCCCCAAGCAACCCGTCCAGTGATCATCTCAATAACAATGCAACCAAGAGACCATATATCCAAAGCCGGTGTGATCTCAGCAAATTGTACAGATTCAGGAGACATGTAGCACGGCGTCCCACGGTATTGATACATATGAAACAGCTTATCCGAATCATCCTCTCCAGGCTCTTTAGCCAGCCCAAAATCAGCAATCTTAAGCTGAATATCACTTAATCCATCAACTTGACGAGGAAAAACCAGAATGTTGGCGGGCTTAAGATCACAATGCACGTGACCGCTACTGTGGATGCAAGATAACCCCTTCAGTAGCATCTTCGTGTATTTCCTAACATGGCTCTCAAGAATCCTACCTCCGCAATCCCTCATCAGGTTTAGAAGAGAACCCATAGGAGCATACTCCAACAAGATATTGTACTTCAACACCCCACCTTCTTTACTCACACAATACCCGTAACATTCAACAACTTCATCAGTACCAGGAAATCTTTCGAAGATCCTCCTCTCCTTCTGAAGAGTAGAAGAGTCTTCAAGATTTGCGTTCTTCACGGCAAACAATTCATTAGTAAATGTCGATATTGCTAAATAAACAGTTCCATACGAACCTTGCCCTAGGTTTTTCAACCTAAGCCATTTCATATTAATTGAcataacaaaaaactaaaagcaaggGAATCAATAGGTTAAAATTAAGAAGGCCGTGACTAAATTGATTGAAGAAGAAGTATAAGGAATTGGAATAATAGAAATACGTGAATTTGCATGAACATGGCtgcgtgtatatatattaaacgaGTCAATCCTTTTCAGGGTTGGATTGGAATACTAGCCTCTTTGTGAACAGTTGATCTCCAATATTAGTGGGCTCAGTCTTATCTTATTGGTAAACATATATAGTTAATGACATGCGATGATGATTATCTTCTTAATATCTGTTACACTACCTGCATGCACTAATTAAGAACTTGAATATTAATTATGTAATATTGTGAT
This region of Populus trichocarpa isolate Nisqually-1 chromosome 9, P.trichocarpa_v4.1, whole genome shotgun sequence genomic DNA includes:
- the LOC7472139 gene encoding dirigent protein 4; the protein is MARMAAFVCALIICIAIVPAAYGEYYTKSRHVPRKEKVTRLHFFLHDILSGKNPSAVKVAGSNRTEGDKSPTPFGSVYAIDDPLKVGPEPDSKTIGNAQGLYLSSSQDYSKFTIVMCVDFGFTEGKFKGSSFSVFSRNPVTEADREVAVVGGRGKFRMARGFAKVKTSHFNATNGDAVLEYKVTLIH
- the LOC7494264 gene encoding mitogen-activated protein kinase kinase kinase 20; protein product: MSINMKWLRLKNLGQGSYGTVYLAISTFTNELFAVKNANLEDSSTLQKERRIFERFPGTDEVVECYGYCVSKEGGVLKYNILLEYAPMGSLLNLMRDCGGRILESHVRKYTKMLLKGLSCIHSSGHVHCDLKPANILVFPRQVDGLSDIQLKIADFGLAKEPGEDDSDKLFHMYQYRGTPCYMSPESVQFAEITPALDIWSLGCIVIEMITGRVAWGNLDSKELFNKLVYGNESPKIPEYMSESGKDFLRRCFELDHRERWTADTLLTRPFVDDAPLQPVETNTEELLSSCFACAVNSVLCEN
- the LOC7494265 gene encoding dirigent protein 23 — protein: MAKATLVLLVISLVGVMQWAKSTNAESWASRLEAEKENVTNLQFYFHDILSGKNPTAIKVAQPSADNKSPTLFGSIMMADDPLTEGPDPNSKPVGRAQGIYGSAGQNELALIMAMNFAFTDGIYNGSCISLLGKNPAMNPVREMPIVGGTGLFRFARGYAVAQTYWLDLTTGDAIVGYNVTVVH
- the LOC7472141 gene encoding probable amidase At4g34880 isoform X2, with product MAINTPLSFSLLSSLTFILLTISSHAFSIEEASICDLQLAFKQNQLTSRKLVEFYIGEINRLNPILKGVMETSPDALFQADKADYERRIKAPGSLAGLHGIPILLKDNIATKDKLNTTAGSFALLGSVVPRDAGIVVKLRKAGAIILGKASLNEWAGFMSVKAPNGFSAPSNANSVVGIKPTVGLTSRAGVIPISLRQDTVGPICRTVSDAVYVLDAIVGIDYHDHATQEAAKYIPHGGYKQFLKRHALKGKRLGIVRNPFLSSASESESQAFEHHLQTLSQRGAVLVDRLEIANMDTISTGTAEGTALLAEFKISLNAYLKELVASPVRTLADVIAFNQKFADVENIKEFGQDLFLAAQATNGIGNRENAALSNLAKLTRDGFQKLMCDYNLDALVTPGAGIARVLAIGGFPGINVPAGYDDSGVPFGINFGGLKGSEPKLIEIAYGFEQASKIRKPPTFKALNFTRMLLSSLTDV
- the LOC7472141 gene encoding probable amidase At4g34880 isoform X1, giving the protein MAINTPLSFSLLSSLTFILLTISSHAFSIEEASICDLQLAFKQNQLTSRKLVEFYIGEINRLNPILKGVMETSPDALFQADKADYERRIKAPGSLAGLHGIPILLKDNIATKDKLNTTAGSFALLGSVVPRDAGIVVKLRKAGAIILGKASLNEWAGFMSVKAPNGFSARGGQGENPYLLSANPCGSSSGSAISVAANLVTVSLGTENDGSILCPSNANSVVGIKPTVGLTSRAGVIPISLRQDTVGPICRTVSDAVYVLDAIVGIDYHDHATQEAAKYIPHGGYKQFLKRHALKGKRLGIVRNPFLSSASESESQAFEHHLQTLSQRGAVLVDRLEIANMDTISTGTAEGTALLAEFKISLNAYLKELVASPVRTLADVIAFNQKFADVENIKEFGQDLFLAAQATNGIGNRENAALSNLAKLTRDGFQKLMCDYNLDALVTPGAGIARVLAIGGFPGINVPAGYDDSGVPFGINFGGLKGSEPKLIEIAYGFEQASKIRKPPTFKALNFTRMLLSSLTDV